In Zingiber officinale cultivar Zhangliang chromosome 3A, Zo_v1.1, whole genome shotgun sequence, the DNA window CTGGACACTACAATGTGATAGCTGATGTCTTGTCCATGTCTCAGCTGGGGTCTTCGCCTTGGGTAGGAGGGAAAGCAGCAAGTTAGGCGCCCCGAGATCCGAGTGTAAGGAGTGGTGCTTTTTCTTTCATGCTCTTTGCTTTCATATCTCTCTGAAATAGAAATGGAAATGGAAATGGATGGCGGTGGTTTAAGGCTTTGGAGGTGTGGTGGTGGATTTTGGTGATAGAATTATGTGCTTTGGATGGCCAGACATTTTGGAAGCAGGAGGAACAGGACGAGTACAAGCATCAGCATCGCCATCGCGTGTCGCCAGTTTTgcggcaagaggaggagaagaagctaCAAGGTAAGGCAACAAACAGCGCAAGTCGATTAGAGATTGGTTTGTAAGATCACTGAAAACTGGAAGAGGGAGgtgggaaggaggagaaggatcTGGATCCGAGGAGAGCTCTGCGTCTTCAAGGTCCAGCAGGCGCAAAAGAAAGCGAAGACTCGGGAAAGGCACAGGAGCTCCAAGCACCGGCAAGGCCGCCGCTTCGTGGCTTCCAACTCCAATTCCACTTCAATAATCAAAATTACCCTTCCTTTTGGGGGTCGACGTCTTCTTCTTTAGCTGCTGCCACGGCTTCCTCTTCCGAGTATGCCTGCCTTCCTGAACGGATGGGGGAGGGCGACGGCCTCGGCTACGGCCAGCTGTCCTTCCTCCACCACCCGCCGCCGCGGCTGCCACAGACGCGGTCGAGGTGCGGAAGCAGGGTGAAGGGCGCGGCGGCGGGGGAAATCGTGGAGGCTCAGGGCGGCCATGTCGTGCGCGCTACCGGTCGCAAGGACCGCCACAGCAAGGTGTGCACCGCCAAGGGACCTCGCGAACGTCGTGTGCGCCTCTCCGCCCACACTGCCATCCAGTTCTACGACGTACAGGACCGGCTCGGTTACGACCGCCCAAGCAAGGCCGTCGATTGGCTAATCAAGAACGCCAAGGCCGCCATCGATGAGCTCGCTGAGCTGCCGACCTGGATCCCCACCGCCACTGTTGCTGTCGCCTCCTCCCACCCACCTTCCAATAATCAAGACGCCGTCACCGAGGACCCTGCCGACGCTGCTACCGCTTTTAACTTGGCCAGGGGCGGCGGCGGAGGAAATGTAAGTACCAGTTTTCTTCCTTCGTCCATGGACACCGACTCCATTGCCGACACATTCAAATCCTTCTTCCCGACGGCTGCAACTCCCGCCGTTACTTCGCCGCCATCTAGCTCTTCCATCGGCTTCCTGGCCTACTCTTCCGATCTCCCTCCGCGAGCTAGCAACCAAATCAATGACCTACGCCTCTCGCTCCAGTCCTTCCAAGATCCAATTCTTCACAATCCGGAGCCCGCCCACCACCACGGCCAATACCACTACAGCTCAGCTCATTTCCTACCCTCCGCGCAACTGGCCTTCGAGGCCGCAGCCTCCGCTAGTTGGGCCCAACAGGGCCGGCGCATTGTTCCATGGAATGTGGTGGAGGCGAGCGGCGGTAGCGCTGGATACGTTTTCAGCTTTCCGCCACCGCAGGCTGTGCCTCTGCACTCTGCGCTCGGCCACAACCAACTTGATTCTCAGAGGGGACCCCTTCAGTCCACCAACGCCCGCACTGTCCGCGCCTGGGCCAGCCCTATCGATGCCGCGACCGACCACCAGATGCAACCTCCGCCGATGTCCTCAATCGGATTCGCATCCGGTGCTGGCTTCTCAGGGTTCCGGATTCCAGAGCGGTTTCAGGGCAAAGGGGAGCACGACGGCGCCGCTGAAAAGCCGCCCTCTTGTTCCTCTTAATTCTCGCAACTGACAGATTAGTAAGAAGAGGAGACGGCCACCGATCTGCACCTCCCTGGTAATTCATATTCTTCTCATCGTCTTTCATCTACAAGATTTTCAACATCCTTCTTTTACAGTGACAGGATTCTCTTTGCtgcaaaaggttggaaccgccaacctAGCGGCCCCCTTAACCCGGCCCTataagt includes these proteins:
- the LOC122051892 gene encoding transcription factor PCF5-like, with translation MGEGDGLGYGQLSFLHHPPPRLPQTRSRCGSRVKGAAAGEIVEAQGGHVVRATGRKDRHSKVCTAKGPRERRVRLSAHTAIQFYDVQDRLGYDRPSKAVDWLIKNAKAAIDELAELPTWIPTATVAVASSHPPSNNQDAVTEDPADAATAFNLARGGGGGNVSTSFLPSSMDTDSIADTFKSFFPTAATPAVTSPPSSSSIGFLAYSSDLPPRASNQINDLRLSLQSFQDPILHNPEPAHHHGQYHYSSAHFLPSAQLAFEAAASASWAQQGRRIVPWNVVEASGGSAGYVFSFPPPQAVPLHSALGHNQLDSQRGPLQSTNARTVRAWASPIDAATDHQMQPPPMSSIGFASGAGFSGFRIPERFQGKGEHDGAAEKPPSCSS